A region of Arabidopsis thaliana chromosome 5, partial sequence DNA encodes the following proteins:
- a CDS encoding subtilase family protein (subtilase family protein; FUNCTIONS IN: identical protein binding, serine-type endopeptidase activity; INVOLVED IN: proteolysis, negative regulation of catalytic activity; LOCATED IN: endomembrane system; EXPRESSED IN: 23 plant structures; EXPRESSED DURING: 13 growth stages; CONTAINS InterPro DOMAIN/s: Protease-associated PA (InterPro:IPR003137), Proteinase inhibitor, propeptide (InterPro:IPR009020), Peptidase S8/S53, subtilisin/kexin/sedolisin (InterPro:IPR000209), Peptidase S8, subtilisin-related (InterPro:IPR015500), Peptidase S8/S53, subtilisin, active site (InterPro:IPR022398), Proteinase inhibitor I9, subtilisin propeptide (InterPro:IPR010259); BEST Arabidopsis thaliana protein match is: Subtilisin-like serine endopeptidase family protein (TAIR:AT5G45640.1); Has 5973 Blast hits to 5550 proteins in 898 species: Archae - 128; Bacteria - 3248; Metazoa - 41; Fungi - 214; Plants - 1924; Viruses - 0; Other Eukaryotes - 418 (source: NCBI BLink).), with protein sequence MKKLTSLFPLLFLIPLLASCAEEKQVYIVYFGEHKGDKAFHEIEEHHHSYLQSVKESEEDARASLLYSYKHSINGFAAELTPDQASKLEKLAEVVSVFKSHPRKYEAHTTRSWEFVGLEEEETDSDVPRRKNDADDRFRVGRNFLKKAKHGDGIIVGVLDSGVWPESKSFNDKGMGPVPKSWKGICQTGVAFNSSHCNRKIIGARYYVKGYERYYGAFNATANKDFLSPRDPDGHGSHTASTAVGRRVLGASALGGFAKGSASGGAPLARLAIYKACWAKPNAEKVEGNICLEEDMLAAIDDAIADGVHVISISIGTTEPFPFTQDGIAMGALHAVKRNIVVAASAGNSGPKPGTLSNLAPWIITVGASTLDRAFVGGLVLGNGYTIKTDSITAFKMDKFAPLVYASNVVVPGIALNETSQCLPNSLKPELVSGKVVLCLRGAGSRIGKGMEVKRAGGAGMILGNIAANGNEVPSDSHFVPTAGVTPTVVDKILEYIKTDKNPKAFIKPGKTVYKYQAAPSMTGFSSRGPNVVDPNILKPDITAPGLYILAAWSGADSPSKMSVDQRVAGYNIYSGTSMSCPHVAGAIALLKAIHPKWSSAAIRSALMTTAWMTNDKKKPIQDTTGLPANPFALGSGHFRPTKAADPGLVYDASYRAYLLYGCSVNITNIDPTFKCPSKIPPGYNHNYPSIAVPNLKKTVTVKRTVTNVGTGNSTSTYLFSVKPPSGISVKAIPNILSFNRIGQKQRFKIVIKPLKNQVMNATEKGQYQFGWFSWTDKVHVVRSPIAVSLA encoded by the exons ATGAAGAAGCTTACTTCTCTCTTCCCTCTCCTCTTTCTCATTCCCCTCTTAGCCTCATGTGCTGAAGAAAAACAG GTGTATATTGTCTATTTTGGAGAACATAAAGGTGATAAAGCCTTTCATGAAATTGAAGAACATCATCATTCTTATCTTCAATCGGTTAAAGAATCCGAAGAAGACGCTAGAGCATCGCTCTTGTATAGCTACAAACATAGCATCAATGGCTTCGCGGCTGAGCTAACCCCTGACCAAGCCTCTAAACTAGAAA AATTAGCAGAGGTTGTTTCAGTATTCAAGAGCCATCCAAGAAAATATGAAGCACATACGACACGGTCATGGGAATTTGTAGGattggaggaggaagaaaccGACAGTGATGTTCCACGTCGAAAAAATGATGCCGATGATCGGTTTCGTGTGGGAAGAAATTTTTTGAAGAAGGCAAAGCATGGTGATGGAATCATCGTCGGTGTTCTCGACAGTG gTGTGTGGCCAGAATCAAAGAGTTTCAATGACAAAGGAATGGGACCAGTTCCAAAATCATGGAAAGGAATCTGCCAAACCGGAGTTGCCTTTAACTCTTCTCACTGTAACCG GAAAATTATTGGAGCGAGGTATTACGTGAAAGGGTACGAAAGATATTACGGAGCGTTCAACGCTACAGCAAACAAAGACTTCTTGTCTCCAAGAGATCCCGACGGACATGGGTCCCACACAGCTTCTACTGCCGTTGGCCGTCGAGTTCTCGGTGCATCCGCACTTGGCGGTTTCGCCAAGGGCTCGGCATCGGGCGGTGCACCGTTAGCTCGTCTAGCTATTTACAAAGCTTGTTGGGCCAAGCCCAATGCGGAAAAAGTTGAAGGAAATATCTGTCTAGAAGAGGACATGCTTGCCGCGATCGATGACGCCATCGCTGATGGCGTTCACGTCATCAGCATTTCCATCGGAACGACCGAGCCTTTTCCATTTACACAAGATGGAATCGCGATGGGGGCGTTGCATGCGGTTAAGAGGAATATTGTGGTTGCTGCTAGCGCTGGGAATTCAGGGCCAAAGCCGGGAACTTTGTCGAATCTGGCACCGTGGATTATAACTGTCGGAGCTAGTACTCTTGATCGGGCTTTCGTTGGCGGTCTTGTTCTTGGCAATGGCTATACAATCAAG ACGGATTCGATAACGGCATTTAAAATGGACAAATTTGCCCCTCTTGTTTACGCTTCTAACGTGGTTGTTCCCGGCATTGCATTGAACGAGACATC gcAATGTTTACCAAATTCACTAAAACCGGAGCTTGTGAGTGGTAAAGTGGTCTTGTGTTTAAGAGGAGCCGGTTCAAGAATCGGTAAAGGCATGGAGGTAAAACGAGCTGGAGGAGCCGGTATGATTCTCGGAAATATCGCAGCTAACGGCAATGAAGTTCCTTCAGACTCTCATTTTGTTCCGACTGCCGGGGTTACCCCAACCGTGGTCGATAAAATTCTGGAGTACATCAAAACCGATAAAAACCCGAAGGCTTTTATCAAACCGGGGAAAACGGTTTACAAATACCAAGCAGCTCCTTCCATGACCGGGTTTTCTAGCCGCGGCCCAAACGTTGTAGACCCCAACATTCTAAAg CCGGATATAACCGCCCCAGGACTGTACATACTGGCTGCATGGAGCGGAGCAGATTCACCGAGCAAAATGTCAGTAGATCAAAGAGTTGCAGGTTATAACATCTACTCAGGAACTTCAATGTCTTGTCCTCATGTCGCTGGTGCAATTGCTCTTCTCAAAGCCATTCATCCCAAATGGAGTAGCGCTGCTATAAGATCAGCTCTTATGACCACtg ctTGGATGACTAACGACAAGAAGAAACCGATCCAAGACACTACTGGTTTACCAGCAAACCCATTTGCACTTGGGTCAGGACATTTCAGACCAACAAAAGCTGCAGATCCCGGTTTAGTCTATGATGCATCATACCGAGCTTACCTTCTCTATGGCTGCTCGGTTAACATCACCAATATTGACCCGACATTCAAATGTCCTAGTAAAATTCCGCCCGGTTATAATCACAATTACCCGTCAATCGCGGTCCCGAATCTCAAGAAGACGGTGACCGTTAAAAGAACAGTTACAAATGTTGGAACTGGTAACTCAACAAGCACATACTTATTCAGCGTTAAACCGCCATCGGGTATTTCGGTTAAGGCTATACCGAATATATTGTCCTTTAACCGGATTGGTCAGAAGCAGCGGTTTAAAATCGTTATTAAACCACTGAAGAACCAGGTGATGAATGCGACTGAAAAGGGTCAATACCAATTTGGATGGTTTAGTTGGACAGATAAAGTCCATGTTGTGAGGAGTCCAATTGCTGTTTCCTTAGCttga